A section of the Deinococcus taeanensis genome encodes:
- the rho gene encoding transcription termination factor Rho, with protein MTDSTRPSLPFHELQQKILPELHLIAAGYGIENYRKLKKDALALSIMEHQADAEGQLLARGFLEISADGYGFLQADLLDPNSRTVLVSAGVIKQFYLRTGDEIIGRARKPRENERFGALVQVEAVNGLDPDTARRRPRFDDLTPTFPEAQLVMEDPSMDDGLSLRVVDLLVPIGRGQRALIVAPPKAGKTTLLKKIANSIVKNYPDVTVMVLLVDERPEEVTDFRESVQGAQVIASTFDEPPQHHVRVAEFVHERARRIVEEGGHVVILLDSITRLARANNLVTPPTGRTLSGGLDSNALHWPKRFLGAARNIREGGSLTILATALVETGSRMDDVIFEEFKGTGNAELVLSRRLEERRIFPALDILKSGTRREELLLQPEVLKKMWLLRKVISDMDPADAMEMLLSRMGKTRNNVEFLQALAGG; from the coding sequence GTGACCGATTCCACCCGGCCGAGCCTGCCCTTTCACGAACTTCAACAGAAGATCCTCCCCGAACTGCACCTGATTGCCGCCGGGTACGGCATCGAAAACTACCGCAAACTGAAAAAAGACGCCCTGGCGCTGTCCATCATGGAGCACCAGGCGGACGCCGAGGGGCAGCTGCTTGCCCGCGGTTTCCTGGAGATCAGCGCCGACGGCTACGGGTTCCTCCAGGCCGACCTGCTGGACCCCAACAGCCGCACCGTGCTTGTCAGTGCCGGCGTGATCAAGCAGTTCTACCTGCGCACCGGAGACGAGATCATCGGCCGGGCCCGCAAGCCCCGCGAGAACGAACGCTTCGGCGCGCTGGTGCAGGTGGAGGCCGTCAACGGTCTGGACCCTGACACGGCCCGCCGCCGCCCGCGGTTCGATGACCTGACGCCCACCTTCCCGGAAGCGCAGCTGGTCATGGAAGATCCCAGCATGGACGACGGCCTGAGCCTGCGTGTGGTGGACCTGCTTGTGCCGATCGGGCGCGGGCAGCGCGCCCTGATCGTCGCGCCGCCCAAAGCGGGGAAAACCACCCTGCTGAAGAAAATCGCCAACTCCATCGTCAAGAACTACCCGGACGTGACCGTCATGGTGCTGCTCGTCGATGAACGCCCCGAGGAGGTCACGGACTTCCGGGAGAGCGTCCAGGGCGCCCAGGTGATCGCCAGTACCTTCGACGAACCGCCCCAGCACCACGTGCGCGTGGCGGAGTTCGTGCACGAACGCGCCCGGCGCATCGTGGAGGAGGGCGGGCACGTGGTGATTCTGCTGGACTCCATTACCCGGCTGGCCCGCGCGAACAACCTCGTCACGCCGCCCACCGGCCGCACCCTCTCGGGTGGTCTGGACAGCAATGCCCTGCACTGGCCCAAACGCTTCCTGGGCGCCGCCCGCAACATCCGCGAGGGAGGCAGCCTCACCATCCTCGCCACTGCGCTGGTGGAAACGGGCAGCCGCATGGACGACGTCATCTTCGAGGAATTCAAAGGCACCGGCAACGCGGAACTCGTGCTCTCACGCCGCCTGGAGGAACGCCGCATCTTCCCGGCGCTGGACATCCTGAAGTCCGGGACGCGCCGTGAGGAACTACTGCTGCAACCCGAAGTTCTGAAGAAGATGTGGCTGCTGCGTAAGGTCATCAGTGACATGGACCCCGCGGACGCCATGGAGATGCTGCTGTCCCGTATGGGAAAAACCCGCAACAACGTCGAGTTCCTGCAGGCCCTGGCCGGCGGCTGA
- a CDS encoding peptidoglycan DD-metalloendopeptidase family protein, protein MFSTLFRRATRLAALSGLLWACGAHAQQATPLDHLITPLQLHLEQAPDLVLSRDRGERTLQVVTDRATPVAAVAHRYGLTGHAVTVVQEHPRTQVLQLALPARLAERQPVRPRSVALYRVRSGDTMARVAARFGVSLVDLLGMNLDRTSLDHLKQGSTLNVPTGPTGLLVRIKPGQNALSLIAGYGADLLATAQANDVLPTELKVGDQLLLPGIRAEGFAGQLAEKRDAERRAALAAQRQQQYEKFLTWKQQRQRARLEAKFAAQARYEAYLAWKSSPERQAKIAAYERQAQFEAAQAAARTRARLTARQNAQRSTVSAASTHAGPHAATGSGGLVWPMRSFRITSRYAERDIEFHRQVFHGGVDFAAPYGTPIYAAAAGTVTQSGYGAYGLNVFTSGGNSTLVYGHMSRTAVAAGQQVQQGQLLGYVGCTGICTGPHLHFEVRLGGQTVDPLTLLP, encoded by the coding sequence TTGTTCTCAACCCTGTTCCGCCGCGCCACGCGGCTCGCGGCGCTGTCCGGTCTGCTGTGGGCCTGCGGCGCTCACGCCCAGCAGGCCACGCCGCTGGATCACTTGATTACCCCGCTGCAACTTCACCTGGAGCAGGCGCCCGACCTGGTGCTGAGCCGGGACCGCGGTGAACGGACCCTGCAGGTCGTCACGGACCGCGCCACGCCGGTCGCGGCGGTCGCACACCGCTACGGCCTGACCGGCCACGCGGTGACGGTAGTGCAGGAACACCCGCGCACGCAGGTGCTGCAACTGGCCCTGCCGGCGCGTCTCGCGGAGCGCCAGCCGGTCAGGCCGCGCTCCGTGGCGCTGTACCGCGTGCGGAGCGGGGACACCATGGCGCGCGTCGCTGCCCGCTTCGGGGTGTCGCTCGTGGACCTGCTGGGCATGAATCTGGACCGCACCAGCCTGGACCACCTGAAACAGGGCAGCACCCTGAACGTTCCCACCGGGCCGACAGGTCTGCTGGTGCGTATCAAACCCGGGCAGAACGCGCTGTCCCTGATTGCCGGGTACGGCGCGGACCTGCTTGCCACCGCGCAGGCGAATGACGTGCTGCCCACCGAACTGAAGGTCGGGGATCAGCTGCTGCTGCCCGGCATTCGCGCCGAGGGCTTTGCCGGGCAGCTGGCCGAGAAACGCGACGCGGAGCGCCGCGCGGCGCTGGCCGCGCAGCGGCAGCAGCAGTACGAGAAGTTTCTGACGTGGAAGCAGCAGCGTCAGCGTGCCCGGCTGGAAGCGAAGTTCGCGGCGCAGGCCCGGTACGAGGCGTACCTCGCCTGGAAGAGCAGCCCCGAGCGGCAGGCCAAGATCGCCGCCTACGAGCGCCAGGCCCAGTTCGAGGCGGCCCAGGCCGCGGCGCGGACCCGCGCCCGCCTGACGGCCCGGCAGAACGCGCAGCGCAGCACCGTGTCCGCTGCGAGCACCCATGCCGGCCCCCACGCGGCAACGGGCAGCGGCGGGCTGGTGTGGCCCATGCGGTCATTCCGGATCACCAGCCGCTATGCGGAACGGGATATTGAATTTCACCGGCAGGTGTTTCACGGGGGCGTGGACTTTGCGGCGCCGTACGGCACGCCCATCTACGCTGCGGCGGCGGGGACAGTCACGCAGAGCGGGTACGGTGCGTACGGTCTGAACGTCTTCACGTCCGGCGGGAACAGCACGCTGGTGTACGGGCACATGAGCCGCACGGCCGTTGCTGCGGGGCAGCAGGTGCAGCAGGGGCAGCTGCTGGGGTACGTGGGCTGCACCGGCATCTGCACCGGCCCACACCTTCACTTTGAGGTTCGGCTGGGCGGGCAGACTGTGGACCCGCTGACGCTGCTGCCATGA
- a CDS encoding response regulator, protein MTGQRAGVRLLVVDDEEQILELLDLTLSLQGYEVYPAASGPAALERLERQAVDVIVMDVLMAPWDGFETVRRLAERHGAALPPVVFLSGLARPAVMPELGSGVVEAYLVKPFRPAQLVEKIEEVRRRTQR, encoded by the coding sequence ATGACCGGCCAGCGTGCCGGTGTGCGCCTTCTGGTGGTGGACGATGAGGAGCAGATCCTGGAACTGCTGGACCTCACGCTCAGCCTTCAGGGGTATGAGGTGTACCCGGCGGCCAGCGGTCCTGCGGCGCTGGAACGGCTGGAGCGTCAGGCGGTCGACGTGATCGTGATGGACGTGTTGATGGCCCCATGGGACGGGTTCGAGACGGTGCGCCGCCTGGCAGAGCGGCACGGCGCGGCCCTCCCGCCTGTGGTCTTTCTGTCCGGCCTGGCGCGCCCGGCCGTGATGCCGGAACTGGGCTCGGGGGTGGTGGAGGCGTATCTGGTCAAGCCCTTCCGCCCAGCCCAACTGGTGGAGAAGATCGAGGAGGTCCGCCGCCGGACGCAGCGCTGA
- the pdxS gene encoding pyridoxal 5'-phosphate synthase lyase subunit PdxS: MSDVNTGTPALKQGFAEMFKGGVIMDVVTAEQARIAEAAGATAVMALERVPADIRKDGGVARMSDPKMIKEIIAAVSIPVMAKVRIGHIVEAQILQALGVDFIDESEVLTPADDQYHILKSEFKVPFVCGAKNLGEALRRVGEGASMIRTKGEAGTGNVIEAVRHARTVLGEIRAIQARPAEELMTVARDLQAPYELIRFVHEHGKLPVVNFAAGGVATPADAALMMHLGLDGVFVGSGIFKSDNPERRAEAIVKAVTHYQNADVLAEISEDLGAPMTGINIDDLIPAERLASRGW; this comes from the coding sequence ATGTCTGACGTGAACACTGGAACCCCCGCCCTGAAACAGGGCTTCGCTGAAATGTTCAAGGGCGGCGTCATCATGGACGTCGTCACCGCCGAGCAGGCCCGGATTGCCGAGGCCGCCGGCGCCACGGCCGTGATGGCCCTCGAACGCGTTCCGGCCGACATCCGCAAGGACGGCGGGGTGGCCCGCATGAGCGACCCCAAGATGATCAAGGAAATCATCGCCGCCGTCTCCATCCCCGTGATGGCCAAGGTGCGGATCGGGCACATCGTGGAAGCCCAGATCCTCCAGGCGCTCGGCGTGGACTTTATCGACGAGTCCGAAGTCCTGACCCCCGCCGACGACCAGTATCACATCCTGAAAAGCGAGTTCAAGGTGCCCTTCGTGTGCGGCGCCAAGAACCTCGGCGAGGCCCTGCGCCGCGTTGGTGAGGGCGCCAGCATGATCCGTACCAAGGGCGAGGCCGGTACCGGCAACGTGATCGAAGCCGTTCGGCACGCCCGCACGGTCCTCGGTGAGATCCGCGCCATCCAGGCCCGCCCGGCCGAGGAACTCATGACTGTGGCCCGTGACCTTCAGGCGCCGTACGAACTGATCCGCTTCGTGCATGAGCACGGCAAGCTGCCGGTCGTGAACTTCGCTGCCGGCGGCGTCGCCACGCCCGCCGACGCCGCACTGATGATGCACCTGGGCCTGGACGGCGTGTTCGTCGGCAGCGGCATCTTCAAGAGCGACAACCCCGAGCGCCGCGCGGAGGCCATCGTGAAGGCCGTCACGCACTACCAGAATGCCGACGTGCTCGCCGAGATCAGCGAGGACCTGGGCGCCCCCATGACCGGCATCAACATCGACGACCTGATTCCCGCCGAACGTCTCGCCAGCCGGGGCTGGTAA
- the pdxT gene encoding pyridoxal 5'-phosphate synthase glutaminase subunit PdxT yields the protein MGPRIGVLALQGAFREHRRHLESLGAQVAEVRLPADLEGLHGLVLPGGESTTMARLMTEYDLWAPIRALHDRGGQLWGTCAGAILLSREVQGAPPQFGRQDSLGLLDVTVQRNAFGRQIDSFTTELPVTGLDAPLPAVFIRAPAFVRVGVGVEVLSEFEGRAVTVRHNRVLATAFHPELTDDNRLHELFVQQCLVPT from the coding sequence ATGGGACCGCGCATCGGGGTGCTGGCGCTGCAGGGGGCCTTCCGGGAACACCGCCGGCACCTGGAAAGCCTGGGAGCGCAGGTTGCAGAAGTGCGCCTCCCGGCTGACCTGGAAGGCCTGCACGGCCTGGTGCTGCCTGGCGGGGAAAGCACCACCATGGCGCGCCTGATGACCGAGTACGACCTGTGGGCGCCCATCCGGGCCCTGCATGACCGCGGCGGTCAGCTGTGGGGCACCTGCGCCGGCGCCATCCTTCTGTCACGCGAGGTTCAGGGCGCGCCGCCGCAGTTCGGGCGGCAGGACAGCCTGGGCCTGCTCGACGTCACCGTTCAGCGCAATGCCTTCGGCCGCCAGATCGACTCGTTCACCACAGAACTCCCGGTCACCGGGCTCGACGCTCCGCTGCCCGCTGTGTTCATCCGTGCCCCTGCGTTTGTTCGCGTGGGTGTGGGCGTGGAGGTCCTGTCCGAGTTCGAGGGGCGCGCCGTGACCGTCCGGCACAACCGCGTCCTCGCCACGGCCTTTCACCCGGAACTCACGGATGACAACCGCCTGCACGAACTGTTCGTGCAGCAGTGCCTCGTGCCCACCTGA
- a CDS encoding MDR family MFS transporter — protein sequence MTPPAFPQLSPHARQLATLGLVVGVFLAALEASVVATAMPSVIHDLGGEHLYALPFAVYLLTSTVFSPLWGRASDILGRRTLYLTGIVIFLLGSALCGQSHSMPVLIAARALQGVGAGALLPLTLTMVGELYALTERSRVQSMISGVWGVSGLVGPLLGGWLTETLSWRWTFYASLPFGVAALLLALRFLPETGQPRPARLDWAGATLFTLGSGLVVWGLEQKQWLLVGLGALTLAGAVVLERRHPEPLLPMRALRERLPRVAFAGNLLGGAAYFGVIAYLPLYAQGVTGRGATAGGAILTPMLVGWTLTAILTARLVKTVPLARIAQVGFAVLAMMFAALTFAVHAPLWVTSALGFAVGTGMGFSMLSLLLAAQDVTPRPELGAVTSGVLFARQMGGALGVALMALLIGSGAIETGGFELAEGLRRAYILALGLVAVAFGLSLLLRPGPLRSAARQAND from the coding sequence GTGACCCCCCCCGCCTTCCCGCAGCTCTCCCCCCACGCCCGCCAGCTGGCGACCCTCGGGCTGGTGGTGGGCGTGTTTCTCGCAGCGCTGGAAGCCAGTGTCGTTGCCACGGCCATGCCCAGCGTCATCCACGACCTGGGCGGCGAACACCTCTACGCCCTGCCCTTCGCGGTGTACCTGCTGACCAGCACAGTCTTCAGCCCCCTGTGGGGCCGCGCGAGCGACATCCTGGGGCGGCGCACCCTGTACCTGACCGGCATCGTGATCTTCCTGCTGGGCTCGGCCCTGTGCGGCCAGAGCCACTCCATGCCTGTCCTGATCGCGGCGCGCGCCCTGCAGGGCGTCGGCGCCGGTGCCCTGCTGCCGCTGACCCTCACCATGGTCGGCGAACTGTACGCCCTGACCGAACGCAGCCGCGTGCAGTCCATGATTTCCGGCGTGTGGGGCGTCTCCGGACTCGTGGGGCCGTTGCTGGGCGGCTGGCTCACCGAAACGCTCTCGTGGCGCTGGACCTTTTACGCCAGTCTTCCCTTCGGCGTGGCTGCTCTGCTCCTGGCCCTGCGGTTCCTTCCGGAAACCGGGCAGCCCCGCCCCGCCCGCCTGGACTGGGCGGGCGCGACCCTGTTCACGCTCGGCAGCGGGCTGGTCGTGTGGGGCCTGGAGCAAAAGCAGTGGCTGCTGGTGGGTCTGGGCGCCCTAACCCTGGCAGGCGCGGTCGTGCTGGAACGCCGCCATCCTGAACCGCTGCTGCCCATGCGCGCCCTGCGCGAACGGCTGCCCCGCGTGGCGTTTGCCGGGAACCTGCTGGGCGGCGCGGCGTACTTCGGCGTGATCGCCTACCTGCCCCTGTACGCCCAGGGCGTCACCGGGCGGGGCGCCACAGCGGGCGGCGCCATCCTGACCCCCATGCTGGTCGGCTGGACGCTGACCGCCATCCTCACTGCGCGCCTCGTGAAGACTGTGCCGCTGGCCCGCATTGCGCAGGTGGGGTTCGCGGTGCTCGCCATGATGTTCGCCGCCCTGACCTTCGCCGTGCACGCGCCGCTCTGGGTGACGAGTGCGCTGGGCTTCGCGGTGGGCACCGGCATGGGCTTTTCCATGCTGAGCCTGCTGCTCGCTGCGCAGGACGTTACCCCCCGCCCGGAACTGGGCGCCGTGACCAGCGGCGTGCTGTTCGCCCGGCAGATGGGCGGCGCCCTGGGTGTGGCCCTGATGGCCCTGCTGATCGGTTCAGGGGCCATAGAGACGGGCGGCTTTGAACTGGCTGAGGGCCTGCGGCGGGCGTACATCCTGGCCCTGGGTCTGGTGGCCGTGGCATTCGGATTGAGCCTGCTGCTGCGGCCCGGCCCGCTGCGCAGCGCCGCCCGGCAAGCCAACGACTGA
- a CDS encoding aldo/keto reductase, protein MHQRPLGRTGLNVTEIGYGAWGIGADMWKGADDTESLTALRRYIELGGNFIDTAMGYGNGHSERLVGQVAREHPGTLVATKISPMNMQWPAAPATTADQAYPGEYLIRMTDASLERLGLPSIDVQQLHVWNDSWLGQGDWQDAVTQLRRDGKIRSFGISINDHQPNNAVQAVEAGVVDTVQVIYNVFDQSPQDRLLDACRAHGVGVIVRVALDEGSLTGTVTEDTIFPEGDWRHGYFGGNRRSELQPHLRAIEQDLGVRTDQLAETSLRFVLSHPAVSTVIVGMRSVRNVDRNAALADGRGLPEAQVQKLRGHRWDRNWYQPA, encoded by the coding sequence ATGCATCAACGACCGCTGGGCCGCACCGGCCTGAATGTCACCGAGATCGGCTACGGCGCCTGGGGCATCGGCGCAGACATGTGGAAGGGCGCCGACGACACTGAGAGCCTGACTGCGCTGCGCCGCTACATTGAACTGGGCGGCAACTTCATCGACACCGCCATGGGTTACGGCAACGGTCACAGCGAACGCCTCGTCGGTCAGGTGGCGCGCGAACACCCCGGCACGCTGGTCGCCACGAAAATCAGTCCCATGAACATGCAGTGGCCCGCCGCGCCCGCCACGACCGCCGACCAGGCGTACCCGGGCGAGTACCTGATCCGTATGACCGACGCCAGCCTCGAACGCCTGGGCCTGCCCAGCATCGACGTGCAGCAGCTGCACGTCTGGAACGACTCCTGGCTGGGGCAGGGAGACTGGCAGGACGCCGTGACCCAGCTGCGGCGCGACGGGAAGATCCGCAGCTTCGGGATCAGCATCAACGACCATCAGCCGAACAATGCCGTTCAGGCCGTGGAGGCCGGCGTGGTGGACACCGTGCAGGTGATCTACAACGTCTTTGACCAGTCGCCGCAGGACCGGCTGCTGGACGCCTGCCGCGCCCATGGGGTCGGCGTGATTGTCCGCGTGGCTCTGGACGAAGGCAGCCTTACCGGTACAGTGACCGAGGACACCATCTTCCCCGAGGGCGACTGGCGCCACGGGTACTTCGGGGGAAACCGCCGCAGTGAACTGCAGCCCCACCTGCGCGCCATTGAACAGGACCTCGGCGTCCGTACGGATCAGCTGGCCGAGACCAGCCTGCGGTTTGTGCTGTCGCACCCGGCGGTCTCCACCGTGATCGTGGGAATGCGCTCGGTGCGGAATGTGGACCGCAACGCCGCGCTGGCCGATGGGCGCGGCCTGCCCGAAGCTCAAGTGCAGAAACTGCGTGGCCACCGCTGGGACCGCAACTGGTACCAGCCCGCTTAA
- a CDS encoding response regulator: MTQAAPTPNPIHILLVEDSEADIILTQEAFAEAGILVQLHVARDGVEALEALRTPDFMPRPDVILLDINMPRMNGLELLKEIKHDPSLMTIPVIMLTTSKAEEDILRSYEAYAASYVVKPVEFTSFYEAIQALGRYMLTIVRLPPRAS, translated from the coding sequence ATGACCCAAGCTGCGCCCACACCCAACCCTATTCACATCCTGCTGGTCGAGGACAGCGAGGCCGACATCATCCTGACGCAGGAAGCCTTCGCTGAGGCGGGCATCCTGGTTCAGCTGCACGTGGCCCGCGACGGTGTGGAGGCCCTGGAGGCCCTGCGCACCCCCGATTTCATGCCCCGGCCGGACGTGATCCTGCTGGATATCAACATGCCCCGCATGAACGGCCTGGAGCTCCTGAAGGAGATCAAGCACGATCCGTCGCTGATGACCATTCCCGTCATCATGCTGACGACCAGCAAGGCGGAAGAAGACATTCTGCGGTCCTACGAGGCGTACGCCGCGAGTTACGTCGTGAAACCCGTGGAGTTCACCTCCTTCTATGAGGCCATTCAGGCGCTCGGGCGGTACATGCTCACCATCGTGCGCCTGCCGCCGCGCGCCAGCTAA
- a CDS encoding damage-inducible protein DinB, with protein sequence MNVLHYSLRGGAAFRDVDALLHGLNWAEASAAHPDVPFTLAALLWHLQVTQRVSLDLASGRAERWPDDLNLWPDEPLSEAEFTRVLRDLQAGLAEAQMLAQDPSSRARDVLTDLAVHSAYHWGQVALLRRLSGTLPGPQGNA encoded by the coding sequence GTGAATGTCCTGCATTATTCCCTGCGCGGCGGCGCCGCCTTCCGCGACGTGGACGCTCTCCTGCACGGCCTGAACTGGGCCGAGGCGAGCGCCGCGCACCCGGACGTGCCGTTCACGCTGGCCGCGCTGCTGTGGCACCTGCAGGTCACGCAGCGCGTCAGTCTGGACCTCGCTTCCGGCCGGGCTGAACGCTGGCCGGACGATCTGAACCTCTGGCCGGATGAACCGCTGTCCGAAGCGGAGTTCACGCGGGTCCTGCGTGACCTGCAGGCCGGATTGGCTGAAGCGCAGATGCTCGCGCAGGACCCCAGCAGCCGTGCGCGGGACGTCCTGACGGACCTGGCCGTGCACAGCGCCTACCACTGGGGACAGGTGGCCCTGCTGCGCCGCCTGAGCGGCACGCTGCCCGGGCCGCAGGGGAACGCATGA
- the yjjX gene encoding inosine/xanthosine triphosphatase, with amino-acid sequence MNVIVGSLNPGKVQPARDVFGVLFPGVEVRGLSVPSGVPDQPVGVGETRRGAVNRARAAARTPGAVWGVGLEGGVRVERGRGWLFGVVAAVRPGVRAVYTARTAELPVPDLVLARVLRGEELGGVMDELLGTRDLKRGAGTVGALTQGLVTRPAVWAQALALALAPAVHPQLYPGSTGVRENERLLGSGA; translated from the coding sequence ATGAATGTCATCGTCGGGTCACTGAACCCCGGCAAGGTCCAGCCGGCGCGCGACGTGTTCGGCGTGCTGTTCCCGGGGGTGGAGGTCCGGGGACTGTCGGTGCCCAGCGGCGTGCCGGACCAGCCTGTCGGGGTGGGGGAGACCCGGCGCGGCGCGGTGAACCGGGCGCGCGCAGCTGCGCGCACGCCCGGCGCGGTGTGGGGCGTGGGCCTGGAGGGCGGCGTGCGCGTCGAACGTGGGCGCGGGTGGCTGTTCGGGGTGGTGGCGGCCGTCCGGCCCGGCGTGCGCGCCGTGTACACGGCGCGCACCGCCGAGCTGCCCGTCCCGGACCTTGTCCTGGCGCGCGTGTTGCGCGGCGAGGAGCTGGGCGGCGTCATGGATGAGCTGCTTGGCACCCGCGACCTGAAGCGCGGAGCAGGCACGGTGGGCGCGCTGACGCAGGGCCTGGTGACGCGCCCGGCGGTGTGGGCTCAGGCCCTGGCGCTCGCTCTGGCACCCGCCGTGCATCCACAGCTGTACCCCGGCTCAACCGGCGTCCGGGAAAACGAACGTCTGTTAGGCTCTGGCGCATGA
- a CDS encoding MBL fold metallo-hydrolase → MTHSWIQTRQLGDATVHSLTDGQFRLDGGAMFGSVPRVLWERVAPPDELNRIRLRINPLLIQLGGENILVETGMWDQGGEKFEAMYGLDRDETVFRGLNTLGLTPADIHLVINTHLHFDHAGRNVTLLGEPAFPNARYVVQRQELHDARHTHERSRASYVPAYIDPIEHAGLFDIVDGEHELRPGLSVLPLPGHNLGQQGVMLRSGGQTLVYVADLIPTLAHAPTAYIMGYDLYPVTTLDTRKRHLGAWFEEQALICTPHDPDTAFARLHPHPKGGFTLQPDTLP, encoded by the coding sequence ATGACCCACTCCTGGATTCAGACCCGCCAGCTCGGGGACGCGACCGTGCATTCCCTCACCGACGGTCAGTTCCGTCTCGACGGCGGCGCCATGTTCGGCAGCGTACCCCGCGTCCTGTGGGAGCGCGTCGCGCCCCCGGACGAGCTCAACCGTATTCGCCTGCGCATCAACCCCCTCCTGATTCAGCTGGGTGGGGAGAACATCCTCGTGGAAACCGGCATGTGGGACCAGGGCGGCGAGAAATTCGAAGCCATGTACGGCCTGGACCGCGACGAGACCGTGTTCCGCGGCCTGAACACCCTGGGCCTCACCCCGGCAGATATTCACCTCGTCATCAACACCCACCTGCACTTCGACCACGCCGGACGCAACGTGACCCTGCTGGGCGAACCGGCCTTCCCGAATGCCCGGTACGTGGTGCAGCGCCAGGAACTCCACGACGCCCGCCACACCCACGAACGCAGCCGCGCCAGTTACGTTCCCGCGTACATCGACCCGATCGAGCACGCCGGGCTCTTTGACATTGTGGACGGCGAGCACGAACTGCGCCCCGGCCTGAGCGTCCTGCCTCTGCCCGGCCACAACCTGGGCCAGCAGGGCGTCATGCTGCGCAGCGGCGGGCAGACGCTGGTGTACGTCGCGGACCTGATCCCCACCCTGGCCCACGCGCCCACCGCGTACATCATGGGCTACGACCTGTACCCCGTGACCACCCTCGACACCCGCAAACGCCACCTGGGGGCCTGGTTCGAGGAGCAGGCCCTCATCTGCACCCCACACGACCCGGACACGGCCTTCGCGCGCCTGCACCCTCATCCGAAGGGCGGCTTCACCCTGCAGCCCGACACGCTACCCTGA
- a CDS encoding glycosyltransferase family 2 protein, with amino-acid sequence MSRADPSSSRLAVVIPAFNEEDTVGDVVRVARTVTPDVVVASDGSSDGTADAARRAGAHVVDLLHNAGKGAALYAALQATQAEIVVLLDADLTGLTAAHLQALSAPVLSGELDMSIGVFEGGGFVTDWGNKLTPHLSGQRACRRAWLLAVPDLGTERWPEPAITRHLKATGARWAYVELPNVAQVVKEKKRGFWRGAQARTKMYAALLTYRARRRKS; translated from the coding sequence ATGTCCCGGGCCGACCCGTCCTCCTCCCGTCTGGCGGTCGTGATTCCCGCGTTTAACGAGGAGGACACCGTGGGTGATGTGGTGCGCGTGGCGCGGACCGTCACGCCGGACGTCGTGGTCGCCTCGGACGGCAGCAGTGACGGCACTGCCGACGCGGCCCGCCGAGCGGGCGCGCACGTGGTGGACCTGCTGCACAATGCCGGTAAGGGCGCGGCACTTTACGCGGCGCTTCAGGCCACCCAGGCGGAGATCGTGGTGCTGCTGGACGCCGACCTGACGGGCCTGACGGCCGCGCACCTACAGGCGCTGAGCGCTCCGGTGCTGAGCGGCGAGCTGGATATGAGCATCGGGGTGTTTGAAGGCGGAGGGTTCGTCACCGACTGGGGGAACAAACTCACGCCGCATCTCAGTGGGCAGCGGGCCTGCCGGCGGGCGTGGCTCCTGGCGGTGCCGGACCTGGGAACGGAACGCTGGCCGGAACCGGCGATTACGCGGCACCTGAAGGCCACCGGAGCCCGCTGGGCATACGTGGAGCTGCCGAACGTGGCGCAGGTGGTCAAGGAGAAGAAGCGGGGCTTCTGGCGAGGCGCCCAGGCGCGCACGAAGATGTACGCGGCGCTGCTGACGTACCGGGCGAGACGCCGGAAGTCCTGA